Genomic window (Pirellulales bacterium):
GCTTCGCACTCGAATCCTGAAGAAGAACGACGAGCTTGCCCGTCAGATGCGGCAGGACTTTGCCCGTGCCGATGTCCTGGTAGTGAACATCGTTTCAGGTCCAGGCGCGGGCAAGACCGAGCTTCTTACCAGAACGCTGCGCATTCTAAGCGATCGATACCAGGTTGCAGCGGTCGTTGGTGATCTGGCGACTGAAAACGACGCCCTGCGCATTGCGGCCAG
Coding sequences:
- a CDS encoding GTP-binding protein encodes the protein MRQDFARADVLVVNIVSGPGAGKTELLTRTLRILSDRYQVAAVVGDLATENDALRIAASGAPVKQILTGTMCHLEAEMVRNAIGNWDLAGCDFLFIE